The following is a genomic window from Bactrocera tryoni isolate S06 chromosome 2, CSIRO_BtryS06_freeze2, whole genome shotgun sequence.
CAAAATTTCTTGCTTATCGTTTTTTCTCCTCTTCGACAAGAATGTTATTATTAATATCATCCCAAAATGTTTGTGTAATGCTGCTGAAACCCATGCTAGTAATTAACCCGCTTCACATACAATTTACCTAAGCGGCTTAAAGCACTTTAAGCCCCTTTAGTAAGTCGCTCAAGCACAGAACTGATGCATATTTGCGTGCCAAGCCAATAAAGACCACCAAAACTTCAAGTGACATCTTTTTTGTAAATACGATATactcatatactatacatacacactcGCACACTAGCATGCACTGAAAGTCAAAATTTATGCGCGAAACTTTACATTAAACTCGGCAAACAATCTGTGCATGCTGCGTTAAACAGcgcaagaaaaaacaacaattcgTAATAAAGGCAGGCATAAAggaaaaaagcgaaaacaagCACTGAATAAAGAGCGAAAAACGCACTgtgaaaatgcaaatgaaagcCATAGGGgtgccaaaagaaaataaatattttactttgtgTCATACAAGCTGGGGGTGATATGCTCAAATGGATGGGGGCAAGTAAACATACGAGCGCCACTTACATGCAACAAATATTCCTACTTgttagcattgttgttgtaggtttgtatgtatatattttgtttgtaagTGTGCATATGTACAGCATATATCCTGATAAGTGTtgacgtatacatatgtatgcatgtgtgttcgTGGCTGTGTGTGTTGGTGAGTGCCAGCGTTTgtaataagttgaagttttaaTTACATTATGAAACAGACACCCGCATATTTTTGTGGCAAATTAACAATGACATTTTGCGCTGCTGAGATAGAAGCTCCAAGTGGCAGCTACTCTGCATGTGGGGTAGCTTGGCAAGGCGATGGTCTCATACTTATGAGCCTAactatgtttgcatataaacagTTACTTAACGTATTTAAATACACAGGAAggaaaatgtaggcaacacccAAAATACATATGcgctatacatatacatacatctgaTCCGATCAACCCAGCAAGTTGtcacaataaataataatcactTTTATTGTGTTAGCTAAAAATGTGTTTAtggatttttataaattctcaAGCGAAAACAGACACCATGACCAACCGATTGGTAAACACGATCAACACATTTCGGTTGTGGTAGCTTAATCCTTCATTTATATTAACAGTTACCGTTACCGTGTTTTTTTGGTGAATTGTTATTAAGTAAATAGAAGTTAGATTAGATAAACCTATGTATGATGGGAATCAGCTGGATGTCGCCGATAATATGATCTTATGATCGCTGAATAAAGAATAAGCCGAATGAACCCCGTGAATAAGAAAAACAAGGCGGCCTGAGTATGAAACCGTACTTAGTCCCCAGTTTAGTGCCATCTGTACTTCACTAGTTGCtggtttgaaattgaaatatacatatgtatgcataatgcGTAAAGGGTTTGTCGGTGAAGACCCCACAAAGTAAGAACATAGAGATTGAAAACTTAGACACTGACATTTGGATACAAAATATTTGCTACTGGGTGATTGACTACCTTTTTCAAGAGGAACTTCACTGGCAACAATGATTGTAGAAACTCGCTCTGtcttaaataaactaaaaaacgGAATCAGATATCTAAAGAAgcactaagttcgggtgtaaccgaacaagggctaactattatcaggaaaatagTCGATctgaatttaattaatatcaCTTATATTTTTGGCTTTGGGATTGAGATAATAATGACCACTTAAACACCCTATTTGTGTAATGTCGATGgcttaatttgttaaattgtGATGTAAGGGAATACAGGTAGTTGTGATTCGATTGCGTCAAATCAATGTGGCGTAGAAAATTCAGGATAATATTGATGTTGCACAAAACGTACCCAGAGGGCATGACACCTTgcgtaaataaaatgttgaaattgaatCATAACTTTTCAAGCCTGTACCCTAGCCCCCACACACCTAATATAATGTAAGAACATCGAAATTCCGGTTggctttataccgcatatatcttagcaaaaataagcaaaattgtttTGCATTCACGGTTTCTTCGAATAGTACATGTTGAAATCTTctgcaaaatttatatatgtcgTATCATCTTTTTCGCAAACGCCTTTCTtgtaacatgttgctacagaatataacAGTTTTGTCTAAACTAATCGATTTATACAtaggtttaaatatttaatatatataaattaattgaaatccgagtgactgtctgtctgtccgtctgcgtaagctgcaacttgagtaaaaattgagatatcgtaatgaacTGGTCACTGGCaacgccattaaacgaaaaccttTGATTGCCGCTAAATTGTCACACGAGTACATAAGTATCTGGTTTTATTACCTCCTGCTTACGAAACATACTTGTCTACATTTCATATCGCCGTCTATTTGATCGCACTTTATATCACATTGTTTCTTGCATTCGATACTACATTAGTCggtatttaaaacaagaaaaaacgttaacttcggctgcaccgaagctaatatatccttcacaggtgcatttttttagtaactatgtatccagtttgtatagaagctatgtgaaagctttccatacaagaacttgattccgattgttcagtttatatggcagcaatatgtcatagtggtccgatatcggtagctccgacaaatcagcagcttcttgaagagaaaatgacgtttacaaaatttcaagacgatatcttaaaacctgagggtctagttcgtatatatacagacagacagacagacggacatggcgaaatcgactcaactcagcgtctccgacgcttccttctgggtattacaaacctcgtgacaaacttaatataccctgttgagggtataaatatattgaCAAAAAACCGAAAACATTGTGTTTACATTATAAATAGCaagaaatatggaaaatatttgtacCTTCTGACTAATTTAAAGTATGTATAAAGATTAAaagaacattaaaaatatataaatttagcgGTTTTCTAATCTAAAGTGTACTTACTGATTAATGCTTGCCATATAAGCAtatgctaattttttttattaactacaGAACATCGAACCCCTATTAAAAGataaattataacagaaggaggaaatcgaaaatttagttacatatttgaatttaagtttattgtttaattaatttcgaTAATTCAGTAGTAGTTAATGGAAGCTTGCTCGATGTAAATTGCTCAACATTAACCGTTTCCAGCAATTTTGAGTTGGACGTATCATCATTTGCGCAAATGCTATAGACTCATCTATTTCTATCTCAAGCCAGTGTACACCCGCCTTAACATTTCCGTAGACTCCATTTAAATGACTAATAAATAAAAGGTAGATCATCACAAACGCTGACAAGCAAAATGTGCTTACCTTGCATAGCATCCGCCAAACCACCAGCcacctttatatttatttgcacaattaTCTGCAGAATCATCACTATCACGATCATAAGTTGAAAACTTCCTTCCCGAATGATACTTTAAGGAATCGCCAGCGCTCCCATTATAAATACCCAGTTTCTTTAAAGCGTAGCTCTCTGACTCGTCACCAATAAGAAACTCTGCATATTTTGCATAGTATTTTCCCCCTTTACGtgttttcatttgaatataCAACTCCTGTTCACAACTATTAGTGAGCGCGTACAATTTCTCCAAACCGATCCAATAGTTACCCCTTAACTCACCAAATCCCTCTTTATAGTCATCCCAAGTTCTATAAAAATCCACCGAGCCACTTTGGCGCCGTTGAATGACTATCCATCCCCCGAAATCAACGTCCTCTTCGCAAAATACCTCGAAGTCGGtgatatttatcttttctaaCTGAATTTTGTAAATACCACTCCTCCAGCTCTTTGCTGCTGCTTCCATACAACTAGACCATTTGGATGTTCTGAAATAATCACTTATGAGAATTTTTTCGTAACACGCTATTCATTTGTACCGATTCGAGGCTAACTGCTTCTCGATGTTCGATGGGAAACTGAgagtttttatgaattttgcaACGATATCTATTTGCACATCACAATTGCCATCGCAAATCTTATTCGTATCCTTACTTTGACTGAAGGAAAATCttatttgaaaacttaaaatataatacagCGACATAATGAAAACAAAGCGAAACATTTTTCTGCTAAGTGCACGAACACTTCGGTTGCCGAATTAAAACTGGCACTAAATTATTTTAACCTTTCCGTAAAACTGATCTTATTTCGAATTTTATCCAATTTATAAGTATACTTATTGTTTACTTTATGCTGAGGTTTCAcattattattcaaatatttacttaaaaacacTCCTCAGCACTGCATTGGCCACCGATGAGGTGCGAATGTGAGATCAAAGAAAAAGTGTCGATCAGCACTTTTAACTAGGAGATGAAtagacaaatacatacatatgtgctatgattgcttttattgcattttacaGCGCATTAGGTGTCCATTCCTATTTACAGTTATCGTAATACTGTTAAGGCCGTCGTTAAGTTGTGTagaagaacaagtaaggaacagctaagttcgggtataaccgaacatttcatactctttcaACTTGCAAAGATTAAAGCCAAGGAAATACCTTCGGGTACATAAGGtctgttagttatatggggtctagggcgagttttcacccaattttattcattataaGCACAAATATTCACCGTTGTAATAGAAGCACGCTTTCTcctttttattaagataacttacatattggccaatattttcggtataaagtcaccgaaaatctacatatatattaggtatatgggggctaaggaaagtaatgacctgattcaacccatttgtagcaTTCAGACTTACTACTATCAGGAAACGGTTCTCTCTGACTTTCAATTATGTATATTATGCGTTGACCGATATTTGGGGTAAGAGGCCAACTATAGGTACAGGGGTTAAAAAATTCtatacctaggggcttgaacaggtttggttggatttggaaatttttttgtcaGATGATGGCACACCTCAAATGCGCTATTCGTACAGAGTTTTAACCtttcatattaattaattcttgatttgtatactgtaaagtgaaaatttaaagtaaattttaagtttgtGTTTATGGGAAGTAGGCCTGACTGTAGTACGATTTCGCCCATTGTACTCAACGTACAAAATTTGATTGCAATTGGTCGGCGATGGTGACTTTGGCTTCTTTAAAGCTgcctcataccatctcgggcCTAAAATTTAATGGCAAACCTGTATTAAGTTAATGAATTATCGCGGTCGAGCAGTTTTAACAGTACCATTATAAAGGGATTCAGCGGGGTTATAAtgcgatttcatccattttcagaATCTAACTCGATTTCTTTATATGATACAAACCTACTACGCAATACGGTGCAGAGTATAACAAGTTCTTTCATTGTTGGATCAAAGACATCGTATATACACTAggcatcaaatgaaagtataactttcacagacgttatttcaatgcagttttattaaaataaacaactaaTAATTCATacattaatattacatttacataggtatttaagtaaaaaattgtgaattaaaaaaagttctttccagaatagaaaggaaaaaattttgttccatTTTAAAAAAAGGACTCTTAAATAAAAGtggtcaaatgaaagtatagagtttgaaaaaaataccaaacgtttggtttaaaagtaattttagtaattaatattGCCTTTTTTATTCTGAATTACTGCAGGAAGACGTTTTGGCATGCCTCGAaccaaattttctaatattttcgtTGGAATAATGTCAAGTTGACGCTTCGtttgtaagaaaaattattccaagtttttttggtatttttgaatcaaaaattaaacacaaatgCTTAAACGGATTTAAACCCGGTGACTGAGCTGGCTGGCCAGTTTTTCTTTAAGCCTTCTTCAAAAAAGCGAGTAGTCAGGCGAGATGTGCGTTGTGGGTCGTTATCTAATTGGAAGATAAACGACCCAGTTCACTTTTTccgcatttattttcaaattttcgctaAGAATGTCAACATATGAAGCAACCGTCATTCGTCCATCGATTTTAAGTACACTACCTACACCAAATTATGAGAAACAGCCCCAAACCATGAGAGAACATTCTCCATGCTTCACAGATGATTGTATGCATTGTGGTTTAAAGCGATCTGAAGGTTTACACCAAACTCCCTTAGGTGTCTTTTAACTCCTTAGCTCGAAATTGAAATAATTGGACCAAATTACTTTATCTCAAAATGTGGTTGGTATATTTGGATATTGTTTTGCAAACTCTAGTCCTTTTTTCCTACTCGAAATGGAAAACTTAGGTCATTTGTTTGTGATATAGTTTTTAAAACCAGATGtatgtaattttcttttcattgtaCTAATAATAAACATCCAAACCAAAACTTTCAATCAACTCCCGTGATAAAATTTTAGGGTTTTCAGGAGCTTTTCTCGTACAAGTCGCTCAGCGTGTATAGAAATTTTGGACTTTGTACCTCCACCGTATTGAGTCTTGCTTCTTCTCTTGGAGTATTCAAAAATCTTACTTCTTCCCTTTCTGATcgaaatggaatattttttcttaaatgttttatACGTTTCACCTCTCTTCCCATCTTCTACAATTAAGATCCGATtctcttcaatttttttatattttttactaagaacagaacaaaaaaattatcgcCATAACAGAAATTTccttaataaatacaaatatattaaatattaaataagtaaaattcagttttaccttgaaaaaaaaaaatgaaccaaaactaaaattatactttcatttgactCGCACTCATAGGCTCATATTCATCATCATATTCTTAAGCGAAAATATAGGAAGTAAATGAATAATCTGAGGTTGCCAGTATATATtacatttatcatttcatttgatgcctacatatttatgcatgatGCTATCCAGCAGCATGATGCTATCCAGCAGCATGAGTATGAAATATACAGGCATATTATgaaaggtgatccattttgtCGTTCCCTACTTTTCAAAGAAACTTCAAGTTTAACACAGAATGTTTATTACcgttcaaaagaacattctttggcatttattttttgaagattatcaaGATTATCTCTCTCAAAGTTTCGCCGCAGCTACGTCTCAAGGCCTTAAtaaaagcgggattgtccgcatagactttagacttcacaTATTCCCATAGGAAAAAGCCTAACGGTGTGTTcccacacgatcttggtgggcAATCGACCGActcaaaatgttaaattgtctgctcaccgaagtgttctctcaataaatctattggtTAATGCAGTGTTtgggaagtggcgctgtcttgttTAAACCAAATATAGAtcgatgatttcaccggcccacaaatcacaccaaaccgttttttttagATGAAATAACAACTTTTGAATCTCTTTGTttcaaatgcg
Proteins encoded in this region:
- the LOC120768529 gene encoding angiopoietin-related protein 2-like translates to MFRFVFIMSLYYILSFQIRFSFSQSKDTNKICDGNCDVQIDIVAKFIKTLSFPSNIEKQLASNRTSKWSSCMEAAAKSWRSGIYKIQLEKINITDFEVFCEEDVDFGGWIVIQRRQSGSVDFYRTWDDYKEGFGELRGNYWIGLEKLYALTNSCEQELYIQMKTRKGGKYYAKYAEFLIGDESESYALKKLGIYNGSAGDSLKYHSGRKFSTYDRDSDDSADNCANKYKGGWWFGGCYASHLNGVYGNVKAGVHWLEIEIDESIAFAQMMIRPTQNCWKRLMLSNLHRASFH